TGGTCACAAGTTCGGGGATCGCTGTGGACACCAGGAAAAGGTGGAAGATCAGAACGAGCAGTGCCCAGTTTTTCTCCAGTGGCTGGATGCTGTTCATCAGCTTCTGAAGCAATTTCCCTGCCTCTTTGAATTTAATGAAGCTTTTCTGGTAAGAAATACATGTGAGCAGAAACAGAGGGAAGGTCGTGATGTTTTACAATACTGGAGTTGAAAGAAAAGAGGTCTGCAGAACCTGAGACATCGTGATGTGATGTgatcacagaatcctagaatggtttgggttggaagggaacttgaAGCCCATCTTGTtccatccatcccctgccatggacagggacaccttccactactCCAGAttgctctgtccagcctggccttggacactttcagggataggacagccacagcttctctgggcagcctggtccaggacctcaccaccctcacagggaacaatttctctGTAACATCTCAtctaaatttgttttcttttagtttaaatcTGTTCTCCCATGAAGGGGTGCTGGAGGGTTTGCATACTCTGGTTTTCCTGAATCCCTTCTCCAGTCCCTTTCCACCCCAGGGAATTCagatgccagcagcagcactggtttCATTTGCATATCTCAGAGCTATATGggtctgaaatatttttttaaaaattaaatagaggaaaaaaattcatctctGTCTTGCCAAAATATGTAGGACAAGGTTCTAGAGAGTCATTTGGTTTTAGAGGGATGGGTTTGGTATCAGCTGAGTGATACTTTCCCTTCAATTGAAGTgatccctgtcctgcccagtgTGGAAGCAAGGACAGCAGTGAGGTCACCCAGGGTAGGCAGTGCATGAGCCATCCCAGAGGAGGGGAAGACATGTCTCCTGTAGGCGGGAGACCCCTTTTCCCAGTGGCTCTGAGTgtggctctgcctccctgccacAGGTGAAGCTGGTGCAGCACACATATTCCTGCCTCTACGGGACCTTCCTGGGGAACAGCCCCTGCGAGCGCGAGATGCACAACATATACAAGCGCACGTGCTCCGTGTGGTCCCTGCTGCGGGCTGGCAACAAGAACTTCCATAACCTGCTCTATATGCCTGGATCCGAGCAGGTCAGTAGAGCTCCTGACCCAGCTTTCCAGGCTTTTCCCCTggcaggcactggggaggggctgAAGGGGTTTCCAAGGTGTTGGGGTCTGACGTGGGTGGCGTCACAGGTGCTGCATCCAGTGTGCCACGTGCGTGCCCTGCACCTCTGGACAGCCGTGTACCTCCCGGCCTCCTCGCCACATCCTCTGGGACAGGAGGACATGGACATCTACATGCCCCCTGGATCTCAGAGCCAGGACTTCAGTGGCAGGTATTTGGACAGGTAAGAGCTTAAACCTTCAGGCTCAGGGTGTTGCATACCCACAGATCTTCCTGCCCTTCTTGTAGTCTGTTGTCATTTCCCTGTTGTTGTTCTCATCTTCCTTGTGAGAGCAAGAGCTCTGTAGCAGTGCCCCAGCCACTCAGAGAAGGAGTTGAGGTCCCTGCTGCACCCCAAAGGCAGGAAGCCACACTGTGGTGTTGTGcatttcagctcctgcagctgcactgcccATCTCCACCAACCCCTGGAACTGTAATGGGGACTATTTCCCTGTCCTCATCTCAGTTTTGAGTGAAACCAGGGAagttttggggggtttattGTGagatttgctttgcttttgggtTCTAGATTACCAAAGACAAGATCTATGGATGACCTGCTCTCAGCCTGTGACTCCAGCAGCCCTCTGACCCGCACATCCAGTGACCCCAACCTGAACAACCACTGTCAGGAGGTGCGGGTGGGCTTGGAAGCCCGACATGCCAACACTGAAGGGGGTGAAGGTGCTGCAGTGATCACAAgagaggcacagcccagggaggaggaggaggagaaccctcccctgcaaggcagcagccaTGCTGAGCACGAAGGGCCgagcaggcagctgggcagccagtctgctgtgccagccagcagtgtccctgtggaGGTGGAAGAGGGAATTGGAACACTCACGGAGGAACTGGATGGCAGAGGTCCAGATCCAAATCCTTCCGGACAGGAAAACGATGACAAGGTTTCCACCAGTTCTGGAAGGCATTTGGAAACCTGTCCTCAGGAACCTTTGAAGGCTGCTGGTACTGTGTCCAATGGGGGAGGCTGTCCTAAAAGAATCACCACCTGTATTTCGAGCCAGGAGTCCCTGGCACCAGGCACCCCTTCTCAGGACAtcccaggccctgccctgggtATCCCATGCCCAGATGCGGACAAGGGCAGAGGTGATGCTGGCCGGAGCATGCCCTTCAAGGAGCCTGGCCAGCCGGGGAGACTCCTGCTGGAGCAATGGCGCAAGCCCATTTCCCAGAGCCAAAGCAGTGAGTTCTCCTTCCTGGGGTGCAACTGGGACAGTTTTCAAGGCATGGTGACATCGCTCCCCAATGGGGAGCCCACACCCAGACACCTCCTCTCCTatggctgctgcagcaagaGGCTGAGCAGCAAACCCCTGCGGGCCCCAGGCCTGTGCCTCAGTGGCCCATGgtctggcagggaaggagggaagccCTCGGCCTGTGCTGGTCATGTGAGCACACATTTTGGGAAGCCCAGCCGTTTGTGGCTGCCCTGTCACCTGAAACAAGCCTCTGGTCCCAAGCACCTGCCGCCAAAATGTCCTTCTCCTGTGCCTCCTGTCTATCTGGATGACGACGGGCTGCCCTTCCCCACGGATGTGATCCAGCACCGGCTGCGGCAGATCGAGGCCAGCTACAAGCAGGAGGTGGAGCAGCTGCGCCGGCAGGTGCGGGAGCTGCAGCTGCGCCTGGACATTCGCCACTTCTGCGCCCCTCCAGCCGAGCCCCCCATGGACTACGAGGATGACTTTGTGAGTACAGGCCACTCACACCCCACACCAGGTCCCTGGTTCGCCTGTACACCTCCCTCTCCAACCCACAGCTCTCCATACCTTTGGGAGGGGGTGGGAAAAGATTGTTCCTCTGTCAGTTGTGTCCCCGTCCTAGCAGTGTCCTCCTCCACCCAGAGGTATCTCTGCTGCTTGAGGACCAAACTCCTACATACTCATGGATGCTTTGCACCCTCTCTGGGGGCTCAGGAGCCACCTGGGTGCCCCTCACCAGCACAAGAGTGTGTAGAGTAGGGCGTGCCCTGGAGTGTGTGCCCAGCAGAAGAGGGGATTGGTGACCTAGTCTTGTTTTTCAGACGTGTCTTAAGGAATCAGACGGCAGTGACACGGAGGATTTCTGTTCGGACCACAGTGAGGACTGTTTGTCAGAAGCAAGCTGGGAACCTGTGGATAAGAAGGAGACTGAGGTATGTGTCCCCTCATGGAGCTGTTATGCAGTGGGAGGGAACGTTTTTTGCAGCTGACCTGGGTGGGCACAACAGCAGAGAGTGGTCTGGAAGTGAGGCAGTGAGCATGTCCTTGACTCATTCTCTGCTGCTAATGGCTCTGGTGGGGTAGGCTCACTGTGAGGTGTGGCCCAAAGCCACCCCCGGCTTGCTCAGAGCTGTCACTGGGGGGGATTACAGATGGGAGCTAAATGGTGTCTGCCCTAGGTCACGCGGTGGG
This genomic stretch from Serinus canaria isolate serCan28SL12 chromosome 19, serCan2020, whole genome shotgun sequence harbors:
- the MTMR4 gene encoding myotubularin-related protein 4 — its product is MGEEGPPSLEYIQAKDLFPPKELIKEEESLQVPFTVLQGEGVEYLGHANDAVIAISNYRLHIKFKDSVINVPLRMMESVECRDMFQLHIVCKDSKVIRCHFSTFKQCQEWLKRLTQAIARPAKPEDLFAFAYHAWCLGVCVDEEDQHAHLCRPGDHVRFRFEMELVRMGFDLQNAWRVSDINNNYKLCSSYPQKLLVPVWITDKELENVASFRSWKRIPVVVYRHVRNGAVIARCSQPEISWWGWRNADDEYLVTSIAKACALNPGVRPSGAAPHAGSSDGSEPCDADFDSSLTACSGVENAGTPQKLLILDARSYTAAVANRAKGGGCECEEYYPNCEVVFMGMANIHSIRNSFQYLRAVCSQVPDPSNWLSALESTKWLQHMSVMLKAAVLVSSAVDREGRPVLVHCSDGWDRTPQIVALAKILLDPYYRTMEGFQVLVESDWLDFGHKFGDRCGHQEKVEDQNEQCPVFLQWLDAVHQLLKQFPCLFEFNEAFLVKLVQHTYSCLYGTFLGNSPCEREMHNIYKRTCSVWSLLRAGNKNFHNLLYMPGSEQVLHPVCHVRALHLWTAVYLPASSPHPLGQEDMDIYMPPGSQSQDFSGRYLDRLPKTRSMDDLLSACDSSSPLTRTSSDPNLNNHCQEVRVGLEARHANTEGGEGAAVITREAQPREEEEENPPLQGSSHAEHEGPSRQLGSQSAVPASSVPVEVEEGIGTLTEELDGRGPDPNPSGQENDDKVSTSSGRHLETCPQEPLKAAGTVSNGGGCPKRITTCISSQESLAPGTPSQDIPGPALGIPCPDADKGRGDAGRSMPFKEPGQPGRLLLEQWRKPISQSQSSEFSFLGCNWDSFQGMVTSLPNGEPTPRHLLSYGCCSKRLSSKPLRAPGLCLSGPWSGREGGKPSACAGHVSTHFGKPSRLWLPCHLKQASGPKHLPPKCPSPVPPVYLDDDGLPFPTDVIQHRLRQIEASYKQEVEQLRRQVRELQLRLDIRHFCAPPAEPPMDYEDDFTCLKESDGSDTEDFCSDHSEDCLSEASWEPVDKKETEVTRWVPDHMASHCFNCDCEFWLAKRRHHCRNCGNVFCATCCHLKLPIPDQQLYDPVLVCNSCFDHIQVSRARELMSQHMKKPIATASS